In the genome of Mycoplasmopsis pulmonis, one region contains:
- a CDS encoding ribonuclease J, producing MSYTKIFGLGGVHEIGKSTLVIHHEKSIAIIDAGIKFADSSTTGLHGIIPNYSYLKKHEDQIEGIFVTHGHEDHIGGIIYLLQQVKINKIFAPKIAIEYLKYKLEDRGLRIKVEFIEIKKDDTHHLGSLVVDFWTAQHSIPDAFGIRVKTPDGSVLCTGDFRIDYRPIGNYTDFSKLEQIGKEGLTLLLSDSTNAMRPNHSPSENDILKDIEKIMLAAKRKIIITTFASNLIRIKVIIELAEKLNKKIAVFGRSMVNGIAIGKELGYIKTPDSSFIDKKSIDQYEDKDIVILTTGSQGEQLAALSRMSYEKHPQVSIRKNDTIIFSSSPIPGNKMKIELLINRLYKLGAIIKENGVDGYLHTSGHAYQEEHEKIFSIAKPKYFFPYHGEYRMSVVHGQTAIRSGVKPENVIIPGIGEVVKMEKGKISLSSEKIEVKPVYIDGETILTESDDVVNERILLGENGFVFVVVLINKEKKIIIGKPKIISKGAFYVKNSNGFVEKVNKLVHGSVLFTIKNDPNWTIRDIQKVVSQRVQVFFYTEKRRRPLVSTTVFFTNEKDDSILEAFNVNKNNVNSKSKQKKKTLLKSKNKSLLEKVKSQIFDDQDNKVAKKTSKKTKSKTEEKFEDDDYDNI from the coding sequence ATGTCATATACTAAAATTTTTGGATTAGGTGGAGTTCATGAAATTGGAAAATCCACCTTAGTAATCCATCATGAAAAATCAATTGCAATTATTGACGCTGGTATTAAATTTGCAGATTCATCAACAACAGGTTTACATGGAATCATACCCAATTATTCATATCTAAAAAAACATGAAGATCAAATTGAAGGAATTTTTGTAACCCATGGTCATGAAGATCATATTGGCGGAATTATTTATTTACTTCAGCAAGTTAAAATAAACAAAATTTTTGCACCTAAAATTGCTATTGAATATTTGAAATATAAGCTTGAAGATAGAGGCCTAAGAATCAAAGTTGAATTTATTGAAATCAAAAAAGATGACACTCATCATCTAGGTTCACTTGTTGTTGATTTTTGGACTGCCCAGCATTCAATTCCAGATGCTTTTGGTATTAGAGTTAAAACCCCAGATGGCTCAGTTTTATGTACTGGAGATTTTCGTATTGATTATCGACCAATTGGTAATTACACAGACTTTAGTAAGTTAGAGCAAATTGGTAAAGAAGGTCTAACACTTTTACTTAGTGATTCAACCAATGCAATGAGACCTAATCACTCGCCAAGTGAAAATGACATTTTAAAAGATATTGAAAAAATTATGTTAGCTGCTAAGCGAAAAATTATTATCACAACTTTTGCTTCTAATCTTATTAGAATCAAAGTAATAATTGAACTAGCAGAAAAGCTAAATAAAAAAATTGCTGTCTTTGGAAGATCAATGGTCAATGGTATTGCCATTGGAAAAGAACTAGGATATATAAAAACTCCTGATAGCTCTTTTATTGATAAAAAAAGCATTGATCAATATGAAGATAAAGACATTGTAATATTGACAACAGGTTCACAAGGTGAACAACTAGCTGCCTTGTCAAGAATGTCATATGAAAAACACCCTCAAGTAAGCATAAGAAAAAATGACACAATCATTTTTTCATCATCTCCAATTCCTGGAAACAAGATGAAAATTGAGCTTTTAATTAATCGACTTTATAAGCTTGGTGCAATCATTAAAGAAAATGGAGTAGATGGATATTTGCACACTTCAGGACATGCCTATCAAGAAGAACATGAAAAGATTTTTTCAATTGCAAAACCTAAATATTTTTTTCCTTATCATGGAGAATATAGAATGTCAGTTGTTCATGGACAAACCGCAATACGCTCAGGAGTAAAACCTGAAAATGTCATAATTCCAGGTATTGGTGAAGTTGTTAAAATGGAAAAAGGAAAGATCTCACTTTCTAGTGAAAAAATTGAAGTAAAGCCTGTTTATATAGATGGTGAGACAATTTTAACTGAAAGTGATGATGTTGTAAATGAGAGAATTTTACTTGGAGAAAATGGCTTTGTTTTTGTTGTTGTTTTAATTAACAAAGAAAAGAAAATAATAATAGGAAAACCCAAAATTATTTCAAAGGGAGCTTTCTATGTTAAAAACTCAAATGGCTTTGTTGAAAAGGTAAATAAATTAGTTCATGGATCAGTTTTATTTACCATTAAAAATGATCCAAATTGAACCATTAGAGATATTCAAAAAGTAGTAAGTCAAAGAGTTCAAGTTTTCTTCTATACTGAAAAAAGAAGAAGGCCTTTAGTTTCAACAACTGTCTTTTTTACAAATGAAAAAGATGATTCAATTTTAGAGGCATTTAATGTTAATAAAAACAATGTAAATTCAAAATCTAAACAAAAGAAAAAAACACTTTTAAAATCAAAAAATAAATCACTTTTAGAAAAAGTAAAATCTCAAATTTTTGATGATCAAGATAATAAAGTTGCTAAAAAAACTTCTAAAAAAACAAAGTCAAAAACTGAAGAAAAATTTGAAGATGATGACTATGACAATATTTAA
- a CDS encoding ribonuclease J translates to MPKLQFFALGGQDENGKNCFVIEYSDDIFIFNIGAKVPINSTYGVDTVIPSFSYLKKNAKKIRGIFITDTKNSSFSALPWILMQIPGLKIYTSPFSKVNVLDRVSKYKIGHNDYEIITISKDISFGDITIKPIQVFGSVPGTLGFDVQSPMGSVVFLLNFILGENGFFGKTDLLAIKKQVNNNLLALVMDSGKSKNPGFAKDKIHLPKSVEQVFENAKDNERIIVGAYDEEIGSLNYILDLAKKYNRPIITYGKSYGKQIFLIKKINPKFKTSEFLNYKKANFVPNALILVTGTVERLYQRFLRIAKNEDVYLNLKSSDNVIFIAPPVNGIEVIAAHTLDQVTKVSPKILDVTEEEYYRHRPASKDIYQTIDVLRPKYYIPVQGLYRYLVDAAALVRPLGYNTKNTLVLQNGKIAEFDGGKLISHNKKIKQVGDDIIDGFGLGDVSHEVIREREKMASNGVVLISACINKFKQIKGKIEIKYLGLVSIADRDEINDFVRSIVVNNFYDEENSSLKVIQEKIRKQVRKKLYKKIEKEPIVVVVFYKI, encoded by the coding sequence ATGCCTAAATTACAATTCTTTGCTCTAGGCGGTCAGGATGAAAATGGAAAAAATTGTTTCGTAATTGAATACAGTGATGACATTTTCATCTTTAACATAGGGGCTAAAGTTCCAATTAATTCAACTTATGGAGTTGATACAGTTATTCCAAGTTTTTCTTATCTTAAGAAAAATGCTAAAAAAATTAGAGGAATTTTTATAACAGATACTAAAAATTCCTCTTTTTCAGCTTTGCCTTGAATTTTAATGCAAATTCCAGGGCTTAAAATTTACACCTCTCCTTTTAGTAAGGTTAATGTTTTAGATCGAGTTAGCAAATACAAAATTGGACATAATGACTATGAAATAATTACCATTTCAAAAGATATCTCTTTTGGTGATATTACCATTAAACCAATTCAAGTCTTTGGCTCAGTTCCTGGAACTTTAGGTTTTGATGTTCAAAGTCCAATGGGTTCAGTTGTTTTTTTACTCAACTTTATTTTAGGTGAAAATGGCTTTTTTGGAAAAACAGATTTATTAGCTATCAAAAAGCAAGTTAATAATAATTTACTAGCTCTAGTTATGGACTCTGGAAAAAGCAAAAATCCAGGTTTTGCCAAAGACAAAATTCACCTTCCAAAATCAGTTGAACAAGTCTTTGAAAATGCAAAAGATAATGAACGAATTATCGTAGGAGCCTATGATGAAGAAATTGGCTCACTTAATTACATTTTAGATCTTGCCAAAAAATACAACAGACCAATAATTACTTATGGAAAATCTTATGGAAAACAGATTTTTTTAATTAAAAAAATCAATCCAAAATTCAAAACTTCTGAATTTTTAAATTACAAAAAAGCCAACTTTGTTCCTAATGCACTTATTTTAGTTACAGGTACAGTTGAAAGGCTTTATCAAAGGTTTTTAAGAATAGCTAAAAACGAAGATGTTTATCTAAATTTAAAAAGCAGTGATAATGTTATTTTTATTGCTCCTCCTGTCAATGGAATTGAAGTAATTGCAGCTCATACTTTAGATCAAGTTACAAAAGTTAGTCCCAAGATTCTTGATGTAACTGAAGAGGAATATTATAGACATCGTCCTGCTTCAAAAGACATCTATCAAACAATAGATGTTTTAAGACCAAAATACTACATTCCAGTTCAAGGACTTTATAGATATTTAGTTGATGCAGCTGCCCTTGTTAGACCACTAGGATACAACACTAAAAATACTCTTGTTTTACAAAATGGAAAAATAGCAGAATTTGATGGTGGAAAGCTAATAAGTCACAACAAAAAAATCAAACAAGTTGGTGATGACATAATTGATGGTTTTGGTTTAGGTGATGTTTCTCATGAAGTTATTAGAGAACGTGAAAAAATGGCTTCAAATGGTGTTGTACTTATTTCAGCTTGCATCAATAAATTTAAACAAATAAAAGGTAAAATTGAAATCAAATATTTAGGGCTTGTTTCAATTGCAGATCGCGATGAAATCAATGATTTTGTTAGATCAATTGTTGTTAATAATTTTTATGATGAAGAAAATTCATCACTAAAAGTTATTCAAGAAAAAATTAGAAAACAAGTAAGAAAAAAATTGTACAAAAAAATTGAAAAAGAGCCAATCGTTGTAGTTGTTTTCTATAAAATATAG
- a CDS encoding MSC_0619 family F1-like ATPase alpha subunit produces the protein MQIMPKVVSIIDYVIEVQGKFPFEEGQFFTIKNKPSVKALVLSAEINRAFLLVDTSKVPIEIGDELIVKPAYNEIQTSRQFFGKVVNIDGEIVYPVTQNKTVVYEPNLRKGNIFFQPVGMLERQHLSEQLYTGILSIDLFNPIGRGQREIIVGDKQTGKTHIALNTIINQRNSGVKCIYVSIGQNNKNLSNVYTTLKNANALDYTIIFEASSENAFDQYLIPHVAMAHAENLSFNDDVLIVFDDLTKHANICREISLLIDKPIGKEAFPPDIFFTHSKLLERSGRFIGRKSIAALPIVKTVDGNLASLISSNLISISDGQIVTSTKLFLEGKIPAVDLDFSVSRTGSSIQKKSVAQVSAKLSKIYHAYIRQKKLSSIDYELNKETAKLIFSGESIEKLLVQPGFQYYSEEIVFIITRIITWGFLQDVKNPKAALAFILILIKNNSYGKFIYQNILKDIEVDDFVIKNFFAYALNQYFKHVGENTQLKVKQDFVDFDSQELERLVSLIGR, from the coding sequence ATGCAAATAATGCCAAAAGTAGTTTCAATTATTGATTATGTCATTGAAGTTCAAGGAAAATTTCCCTTTGAAGAAGGACAATTTTTCACAATTAAAAACAAACCATCTGTTAAGGCACTTGTTTTATCAGCTGAAATAAATAGAGCTTTTTTATTAGTTGATACATCAAAGGTACCTATTGAAATAGGAGATGAATTAATTGTAAAACCAGCTTATAATGAAATTCAAACATCAAGACAATTTTTTGGAAAAGTTGTTAATATTGACGGTGAAATTGTCTATCCAGTAACACAAAATAAAACAGTTGTTTATGAGCCTAATTTAAGAAAAGGAAATATCTTTTTCCAACCTGTAGGAATGTTAGAAAGACAACACCTTTCAGAACAACTTTATACAGGGATTTTATCAATTGATTTATTCAACCCAATTGGTAGAGGACAAAGGGAAATAATTGTTGGTGATAAACAAACAGGAAAAACTCATATTGCACTTAATACCATCATAAATCAAAGAAACTCAGGAGTAAAGTGTATTTATGTTTCTATTGGTCAAAATAACAAGAATCTTTCAAATGTTTATACAACATTAAAAAATGCAAATGCTCTTGATTACACAATTATTTTTGAAGCTTCATCTGAAAATGCTTTTGATCAATATTTAATACCTCATGTTGCCATGGCTCATGCTGAAAATTTATCTTTTAATGATGATGTTTTAATTGTCTTTGATGACCTTACAAAACATGCCAACATTTGTAGAGAAATTTCTCTTTTAATTGATAAGCCAATTGGTAAAGAAGCTTTTCCACCTGACATCTTTTTTACCCACTCAAAATTACTTGAAAGAAGTGGAAGATTCATTGGAAGAAAATCAATTGCTGCTCTTCCAATTGTTAAAACAGTTGATGGTAATTTAGCCTCATTAATTTCATCAAATTTAATATCAATTTCTGATGGTCAAATTGTAACAAGTACAAAGCTATTTTTAGAAGGAAAAATTCCTGCAGTTGATCTTGATTTTTCAGTTTCTCGTACAGGAAGTTCTATTCAAAAAAAATCTGTTGCTCAAGTTTCAGCTAAGCTTTCAAAAATTTATCATGCTTACATTAGACAGAAAAAACTTTCATCAATTGACTATGAGCTAAACAAAGAAACAGCTAAGTTAATTTTTTCAGGAGAATCCATTGAAAAACTTTTAGTTCAACCAGGATTTCAATATTACTCAGAAGAGATAGTTTTTATAATAACTAGAATTATTACATGAGGATTTTTACAAGATGTAAAAAATCCAAAAGCTGCTCTTGCATTTATTTTGATTTTAATTAAAAACAATTCTTATGGTAAGTTCATTTATCAAAATATTTTAAAAGACATTGAAGTAGATGACTTTGTAATAAAAAACTTTTTTGCCTATGCGCTTAATCAATATTTCAAACATGTAGGTGAAAATACTCAATTAAAAGTTAAGCAAGACTTTGTAGATTTTGATAGTCAAGAACTAGAGAGACTAGTTTCATTAATAGGGAGATAA
- a CDS encoding DUF2714 domain-containing protein: protein MNKTKNVKEATNNDLSFWVKFKKSLLMNKSSIFKDFEDLSKNKNFVRYTQVFGSALLESNQNHKVTFIKELPKKIEIGYKRKLDFVFKMFVISWVKNNRYSYVDLIPTIKSSENPNSDSLNFIDGNSNVSQNFFGTYNRIVNRLLETKKIVEILPGIAVYVSSETKTLKIAFSEDAIIKEETTKKPKNKKVESNEKTIEKVDAQTSANPNQKAN from the coding sequence ATGAATAAAACTAAAAATGTAAAAGAAGCAACTAACAATGATCTAAGTTTTTGAGTAAAATTCAAAAAATCATTGTTAATGAATAAATCAAGTATTTTTAAGGATTTTGAAGATCTTTCAAAAAACAAAAACTTTGTAAGATACACTCAAGTTTTTGGAAGTGCGCTTTTAGAGTCAAATCAAAATCATAAAGTTACATTCATAAAAGAACTTCCAAAAAAAATTGAAATTGGATATAAAAGAAAACTTGATTTTGTTTTTAAAATGTTTGTAATTTCATGAGTAAAAAATAATAGATATAGCTATGTTGATTTAATTCCAACAATTAAATCTTCTGAAAATCCAAATAGCGATTCATTAAATTTTATTGATGGCAATTCAAATGTATCTCAAAACTTTTTTGGAACATATAATAGAATTGTAAATCGCTTATTAGAAACTAAAAAAATAGTTGAAATTTTGCCTGGTATTGCCGTTTATGTTTCTAGTGAAACTAAAACCTTAAAAATAGCTTTTTCTGAAGATGCAATAATTAAAGAAGAAACTACTAAAAAACCAAAAAATAAAAAAGTTGAATCTAATGAAAAAACTATTGAAAAAGTTGATGCACAAACAAGTGCAAATCCAAATCAAAAAGCTAATTAG
- a CDS encoding thioredoxin family protein, translated as METLLWKDAREKIKKGVNFVEFAAPWCPDCVMMKPVIEQVEQEIKNLNLPVNFYHVNADESGMFRKADAEVAVLRIPTHYIVKDGKQVFIGYEYFPKHILVEKIKELFK; from the coding sequence ATGGAAACACTACTATGAAAAGATGCTAGAGAAAAAATTAAAAAAGGTGTGAATTTTGTTGAATTTGCAGCACCTTGATGTCCAGATTGTGTGATGATGAAACCTGTAATTGAACAAGTTGAACAAGAGATAAAAAACCTTAATTTACCAGTTAACTTTTACCATGTCAATGCTGATGAATCAGGGATGTTTAGAAAAGCCGATGCTGAAGTTGCTGTGCTTAGAATACCAACTCATTACATTGTCAAAGATGGAAAACAAGTTTTCATTGGTTATGAATATTTTCCAAAGCATATTTTGGTTGAAAAAATTAAAGAACTTTTTAAATAA
- a CDS encoding MSC_0618 family F1-like ATPase beta subunit translates to MKGIVVKIWTNVIQVKFEKSQQKPKVDQIILVGSENNVYMIKNIISEDEVRAILIKTSQRVFIGQVVLNTMKKLEVPVGKSSMNKVFDILGNCLNDKSAKNLLKVEIDSTITKSKNLEIKNEILETGIKAIDFFIPILRGSKLGILGGAGVGKTVVMKEIIFNASKFKAPQAQKEKKNTSSIFIGSGERSREGLELYDELKNSKLLDKTVMFISQMNEAPGARMSIVPVGITAAEYLRDREKENVLLFIDNIYRFVQASSEVSATLGKKPSLGGYQPTLDTEVSFVHDRLFLNANGSITTFETVFLPMDDLTDPSAVSIFSHLDSSMVLSRDQAAKNIYPAFDPLASSSSSVNEKIIGTRHFQAILETKNILQKYQELEDIISILGFDELEEDSKIIVKKAFQLQNFFTQRFFTAENFTKEKGVYVPLNETIESVIRILEGKYLKQSPEIFSFVGSNLNIPTDEELGL, encoded by the coding sequence ATGAAAGGTATAGTAGTAAAAATTTGAACTAATGTTATTCAGGTTAAATTTGAAAAATCTCAGCAAAAACCAAAAGTTGACCAGATTATTTTAGTAGGTAGTGAAAATAATGTTTATATGATTAAAAACATTATTTCAGAAGATGAAGTTAGAGCTATTTTAATTAAAACATCTCAGAGAGTTTTCATTGGACAAGTTGTATTAAACACAATGAAAAAATTAGAAGTTCCAGTTGGTAAATCTTCTATGAACAAAGTCTTTGATATTCTTGGGAATTGTTTAAATGACAAAAGTGCAAAAAATCTTCTAAAAGTTGAAATTGACTCAACAATTACAAAAAGCAAAAACCTAGAAATTAAAAATGAAATTCTTGAAACAGGAATTAAAGCAATTGACTTTTTCATTCCAATTCTAAGAGGATCAAAACTAGGTATTCTTGGAGGAGCTGGAGTTGGAAAAACTGTTGTTATGAAGGAAATTATTTTCAACGCTTCTAAATTCAAAGCTCCACAAGCACAAAAAGAAAAGAAAAATACTTCCTCAATTTTTATTGGTTCTGGAGAGCGTTCTCGTGAGGGACTTGAGCTCTATGATGAACTTAAAAACTCTAAACTTTTAGATAAAACTGTAATGTTTATTTCACAAATGAACGAAGCTCCAGGAGCTAGAATGTCAATTGTGCCAGTTGGTATAACAGCAGCTGAGTATTTAAGAGATAGAGAAAAAGAAAACGTACTACTTTTTATTGATAATATTTACCGTTTTGTTCAAGCTAGCTCAGAGGTTTCAGCTACTCTTGGTAAAAAACCTTCTCTTGGTGGATATCAACCTACTTTGGACACAGAAGTTTCATTTGTACATGATCGTTTATTTTTAAATGCCAATGGTTCAATTACAACCTTTGAAACTGTTTTTTTACCAATGGATGATTTAACTGATCCTTCAGCTGTGTCAATCTTTTCACACCTTGATTCATCAATGGTTCTTTCAAGAGATCAAGCTGCTAAAAATATCTATCCAGCTTTTGATCCTCTAGCTTCTTCATCAAGTTCTGTTAATGAAAAAATTATAGGAACAAGACATTTCCAAGCAATTTTAGAGACAAAAAATATTTTGCAAAAATATCAAGAACTTGAAGATATTATTTCAATTTTAGGTTTTGATGAACTTGAAGAAGATTCTAAAATCATTGTTAAAAAAGCTTTTCAATTACAAAACTTCTTTACACAAAGATTCTTTACAGCAGAAAACTTTACTAAAGAAAAAGGAGTTTATGTTCCTTTAAATGAGACCATTGAATCTGTAATTAGAATTCTTGAAGGAAAATATCTAAAACAAAGCCCTGAGATTTTCTCATTTGTTGGTTCAAATTTAAATATTCCAACTGATGAAGAATTAGGTCTATAA
- a CDS encoding lipoprotein 17-related variable surface protein yields the protein MKKKILIYSTFALASLALVGTISGISYGISQLPNESASLVKRANELMFNLKNQSYLNKSIEELINQWQDENKVSNISANDFFNKVFQSKTPLENGEKITYSVLGKDIYFQIVNPSQKTISKSVKITSSKISKDVVMDDKQKRLNDFAKNLRVNFKGSSASEKQSDIWASQFNDKSKLEIKYLDDKNVEKNISENTEFDVELKTENNAFVGGYSNDIAGTKVIEAIVKYKNNSEKYQNIQKIQITNNFKRFDTSDESLKWELSNVKVTEEQSKKSENDASAFSGNSLVSKFNSLKNDDEKIKLLESVFVFDLKTNENTKLSYKYRDIKFNKLETVEGQKGSVKLTYLIGWKVVDGNESNPNRLTSLFRPSSKESTIILTGLKEELSREKLLNSLVDKVELKWTSKDAIDKILASTITSKDFDQSQANKRITIGPKANTDIAKELAKYLTEISVENINDVTGTLYLKVLFKLKDDSTINRTITLVLSGFAKVEATKPDEKWDVEIVKKSSLNQIFVDDFLNTINLYKNNTTLSKELRNKRIRQSIEDYFDIKLLNFTNSKEYDWRLDFDSNEKAIEVKNNDNSSSLVFNFKIVKKNVKVHSDKSSGKIEDIVFDKVFSKEVKNLGNAAEKRFQDFSFSLKDDSQLRQKLPSQITTNELKDQISVNDPKLDIISSNINRDNPMFEYKIIEPKDDKNADDKNGSLKIMVSLSYKNTKFSKVISLTGFKKAAETPSTPSANKEQSGQANQEANSKQN from the coding sequence ATGAAAAAAAAGATTTTAATCTATTCAACATTTGCACTAGCTTCTTTGGCTCTTGTTGGAACTATTAGTGGAATTTCCTATGGAATTTCACAACTTCCTAATGAGTCTGCAAGCCTTGTAAAAAGAGCAAATGAACTAATGTTTAATTTGAAAAATCAAAGCTATTTAAACAAAAGTATTGAAGAGTTAATTAACCAATGACAAGATGAAAATAAAGTCTCAAATATATCAGCTAATGACTTTTTTAATAAAGTTTTTCAATCAAAAACTCCACTTGAAAATGGTGAAAAAATAACTTATAGTGTTTTGGGCAAAGATATTTATTTTCAAATAGTAAATCCATCTCAAAAAACAATTAGTAAAAGTGTAAAAATTACTAGTTCAAAAATATCAAAAGATGTTGTAATGGATGACAAACAAAAAAGGTTAAATGACTTTGCAAAAAATCTAAGAGTTAACTTTAAAGGTTCGAGCGCATCTGAAAAACAAAGTGATATATGAGCTTCACAATTTAATGACAAATCTAAACTTGAAATTAAATATTTAGATGATAAAAATGTTGAAAAAAACATAAGTGAAAACACTGAATTTGATGTTGAATTAAAAACTGAAAACAATGCTTTTGTTGGTGGATATTCAAATGATATAGCCGGAACAAAAGTAATTGAAGCTATAGTTAAATATAAAAATAATTCTGAAAAATATCAAAACATTCAGAAGATTCAAATAACCAATAATTTCAAAAGATTTGACACAAGTGATGAGTCATTAAAATGAGAATTAAGCAATGTTAAAGTAACTGAAGAACAAAGCAAAAAAAGTGAAAATGATGCAAGTGCTTTTTCTGGAAATAGTTTAGTTTCAAAATTTAATTCACTAAAAAATGATGATGAAAAAATAAAGCTATTAGAAAGTGTTTTTGTATTTGATTTAAAAACAAATGAAAATACTAAATTATCTTATAAATATAGAGATATTAAATTCAATAAACTTGAAACAGTTGAAGGTCAAAAAGGTAGTGTTAAATTAACTTATTTAATTGGTTGAAAAGTTGTTGATGGAAATGAATCAAATCCAAATAGATTAACTTCACTTTTTAGACCATCATCAAAAGAATCTACAATTATTTTAACTGGTCTAAAAGAAGAATTATCTAGAGAAAAATTACTAAATTCATTAGTTGATAAAGTTGAATTAAAATGAACTTCAAAAGATGCAATTGACAAGATTTTAGCCTCAACAATTACCTCCAAAGATTTTGATCAATCACAAGCAAATAAGAGAATTACTATTGGGCCAAAAGCAAATACAGATATAGCCAAAGAATTGGCAAAGTATCTAACAGAAATAAGTGTTGAAAACATAAATGATGTAACAGGAACACTTTATCTAAAAGTTCTTTTTAAATTAAAAGATGATTCTACAATTAATAGAACTATTACACTAGTTCTTTCAGGTTTTGCAAAAGTTGAAGCAACAAAACCTGATGAAAAATGAGATGTTGAAATTGTTAAAAAATCATCTTTAAATCAAATCTTTGTAGATGATTTTTTAAACACAATTAACCTTTACAAAAACAACACAACTTTATCTAAAGAGTTGCGTAACAAAAGAATACGTCAAAGCATTGAAGATTACTTTGATATCAAATTATTAAATTTTACAAATTCAAAAGAATATGATTGAAGACTTGATTTTGATAGCAATGAAAAAGCAATAGAGGTAAAAAATAACGATAATAGTTCATCACTTGTTTTTAACTTTAAAATTGTTAAGAAAAATGTTAAAGTTCATAGTGACAAAAGTTCAGGAAAAATAGAAGATATTGTCTTTGATAAAGTCTTTTCTAAAGAAGTTAAAAATTTAGGAAATGCTGCAGAAAAAAGATTTCAAGACTTTAGTTTTTCATTAAAAGATGATTCACAACTAAGACAAAAACTTCCTAGTCAAATAACTACAAATGAATTAAAAGATCAAATTTCAGTAAATGATCCTAAACTTGATATAATTAGTTCTAATATAAACCGAGACAATCCTATGTTCGAATATAAAATAATCGAACCAAAAGATGATAAAAATGCAGATGATAAAAACGGAAGTTTAAAAATCATGGTAAGTCTTAGTTATAAAAACACAAAATTTTCTAAAGTTATTAGTTTAACTGGCTTTAAAAAAGCTGCAGAAACTCCTTCAACGCCTTCTGCAAACAAAGAGCAAAGTGGTCAAGCAAATCAAGAAGCTAATTCAAAACAAAACTAA
- the metK gene encoding methionine adenosyltransferase has protein sequence MQKNLFTSESVGRGHPDKICDQISDSILDAVLKIDPNSRCAIEVMASNRLIIIGGEITTQGYVDLVSKSWEILISLGYTENDFTIISNVNEQSKEIANQVDRQDDNIGAGDQGIMFGFASDETKSFMPLAISIAHDLVKRAEKLRVENKINGLKSDMKSQVTIDYSDQKNPKIDTILMSLQHDKDVLLDNFRNDVKKLIIEPVVNDYNLNSNYKCFINPNGSFSIGGPIGDTGLTGRKIIVDTYGGAAHHGGGAFSGKDYTKVDRSAAYMARYIAKNLVAAKVAKKLEIQLSYGIGMIEPISINVNSFGTSKFSDLEITDFIRNNFSLSPKSIIEKLNLKNTKYFPTSFFGHFGRDDLDLPWEKLDQVDKIKKFFK, from the coding sequence ATGCAAAAAAACCTTTTTACTTCAGAGTCAGTTGGTAGAGGTCACCCCGATAAAATTTGTGACCAAATTTCTGATTCTATTCTAGATGCTGTTTTAAAAATTGATCCAAATAGTCGCTGTGCAATTGAAGTTATGGCTTCAAATAGACTAATTATAATTGGAGGAGAAATTACAACTCAAGGTTATGTTGATTTAGTTTCAAAATCATGAGAAATTTTGATAAGCCTTGGCTACACTGAAAATGATTTTACAATCATATCAAATGTTAATGAACAAAGCAAGGAAATTGCAAACCAAGTTGATAGACAAGATGACAACATTGGAGCTGGTGATCAAGGAATCATGTTTGGTTTTGCAAGTGATGAAACCAAAAGCTTTATGCCTCTTGCCATTTCTATAGCTCATGACTTAGTTAAAAGAGCTGAAAAATTAAGAGTTGAAAATAAAATCAATGGTTTAAAAAGTGATATGAAATCACAAGTGACAATTGACTATAGTGATCAAAAAAATCCTAAGATTGACACAATACTTATGTCCCTTCAACATGACAAAGATGTTCTATTAGATAATTTTAGAAATGATGTTAAAAAATTGATAATTGAGCCAGTTGTCAATGATTACAATTTAAATAGCAATTACAAATGTTTTATTAATCCAAATGGTAGTTTTTCAATAGGTGGACCAATTGGTGATACTGGTCTAACTGGAAGAAAAATAATAGTGGATACTTATGGCGGAGCAGCCCATCATGGAGGAGGAGCTTTTAGTGGTAAAGACTACACAAAAGTTGATCGCTCAGCTGCTTACATGGCTAGATATATTGCAAAGAATTTAGTAGCTGCCAAAGTTGCTAAAAAACTTGAAATTCAACTCTCTTATGGTATTGGTATGATTGAGCCTATTTCTATAAATGTAAACAGCTTTGGAACTTCGAAATTTTCTGATTTAGAAATAACTGATTTTATTAGAAATAATTTCTCTTTATCACCAAAGTCAATTATTGAAAAACTTAACTTAAAAAACACTAAATATTTTCCAACATCTTTTTTTGGACACTTTGGTCGAGATGATTTAGATCTTCCATGAGAAAAGCTAGATCAAGTTGATAAAATCAAAAAATTTTTCAAATAA